Proteins found in one Aethina tumida isolate Nest 87 chromosome 1, icAetTumi1.1, whole genome shotgun sequence genomic segment:
- the LOC126265268 gene encoding uncharacterized protein LOC126265268 isoform X3, whose amino-acid sequence MSSAFDLKILDSKNITAIINTAQDKVEDMEAEIIKSSTLILPNDKYIHILDFTFDNKHAPPFFVWDANSYPNSISDLLSGEQVTLLANVKKGFNGNAVKFKEVGIKFKLLNKKLQKQFEHTLKNFEIELTHLGNSYYKCGENVYSIKHGSQVIKYSYERKDSGQPKKANLVYKKLLEHDYILSPYALWTIKLISTTDNFYKLRNYTNSVVKLGLVGKGQYVDNLYECQYDYLDDHFEKAGSKLLEIPTETSPNKNKRSIYVEPAKSSANSVYKSSLINNGVNLIMSGVTAINIFNPFHWLNNNSDPNQQYPLLLLQNEIENVKNDVPKFESLDCDSVYSMNKYYLSHVHENLLLADLIIRKKCNSKTKPHKIRNNCIFDKKYAQNLAYRGHKH is encoded by the coding sequence ATGAGTTCAGCTTTTGATTTGAAAATTCTggattcaaaaaatattacagcTATAATAAATACTGCACAAGATAAGGTTGAAGATATGGAagcagaaataataaaatcttccACTCTTATTTTACctaatgataaatatattcatatactCGATTTTACCTTTGATAATAAACATGCACCACCTTTCTTTGTATGGGACGCAAATTCATATCCTAATAGTATTAGTGACTTATTAAGTGGTGAACAAGTTACACTTTTAGCTAATGTCAAAAAAGGATTTAATGGAAATgcagttaaatttaaagaagtcggtattaaatttaaattattaaataaaaaattacaaaaacaatttgaacatactttaaaaaattttgaaattgaattaacacATTTGGGAAATTCATATTACAAATGCGGGGAAAATGTATACAGCATTAAACACGGAAGTCAGGTCATCAAGTATAGTTATGAACGCAAAGACTCGGGGCAACCTAAAAAGGCAAATttagtttacaaaaaattgttagagCATGATTATATTTTGAGTCCATACGCTCTGTGGACTATTAAACTTATATCCACAacagacaatttttataaactaaggAATTATACGAATTCTGTAGTCAAATTGGGATTGGTGGGTAAGGGTCAATATGTGGATAATTTGTATGAGTGTCAGTATGATTATTTAGATGATCACTTTGAAAAAGCTGGATCAAAACTGCTGGAGATTCCTACAGAAACGAgtccaaataaaaacaaacgttCCATTTATGTAGAACCAGCAAAATCATCGGCAAATAGTGTTTATAAatcatcattaataaataatggcgtcaatttaattatgtccggagtaactgcaataaatatatttaatccttTCCATTGGTTAAATAATAACTCTGATCCCAACCAACAATATCCACTTTTGTTACTTCAGAATGAaatagaaaatgttaaaaacgaTGTACCAAAATTTGAATCGTTAGATTGTGACTCTGTGTATtcgatgaataaatattatttgtcacATGttcatgaaaatttattattagccGATTTAATTATacgaaaaaaatgtaatagcaAAACAAAACCTCATAAAATCAGAAACAATTGTATCTTTGATAAGAAATACGCACAAAATCTTGCTTATCGAGGTCACAAACATTGA